One stretch of Zingiber officinale cultivar Zhangliang chromosome 6B, Zo_v1.1, whole genome shotgun sequence DNA includes these proteins:
- the LOC121989971 gene encoding F-box protein At4g35930-like, whose product MAFKQKQKVKVKTNKNKYLKPGALAQMRSNKMSNKLCTDIGKKRIVLETEMAKINLLTRVDVIQSDALMTSPNRVLSESMVTEVKLRKLPATPKTPQSVEFESKSRLESLPMDILIKILCHLHHDQLRAVFHVSRRIRAAVIAARQYHFNYTTPDRSRQEMLNAKTPVPTEHWPFANKAEGKRIWGSIPHTPKAPKHGGPRSRLHLLDIKQIAAVLFPESTLPQPNIASPGLPKPVLEPVSSTRVLFCEDELCQAVAQNKLR is encoded by the exons ATGGCGTTCAAGCAAAAACAGAAAGTGAAAGTGAAGACAAACAAAAACAAGTACCTAAAACCTGGTGCACTTGCACAAATGCGTTCCAACAAGATGTCAAACAAGTTGTGTACTGACATAGGAAAGAAGAGGATTGTACTGGAGACAGAGATGGCGAAGATTAATCTACTTACTCGGGTTGATGTTATTCAAAGTGATGCGCTAATGACCTCTCCAAACAGAGTTCTATCTGAGTCAATGGTAACTGAAGTTAAACTGCGAAAACTTCCAGCAACACCTAAAACACCACAAAGTGTTGAATTTGAAAGCAAATCAAGGCTTGAATCTCTTCCTATGGATATCCTG ATCAAAATCCTTTGCCACTTGCATCATGATCAACTAAGAGCTGTTTTCCATGTTTCCCGTCGAATTCGAGCTGCG GTTATTGCAGCCAGACAGTATCACTTCAACTACACAACTCCAGACAGGTCACGGCAGGAAATGCTTAACGCCAAGACTCCAGTGCCAACTGAACATTGGCCCTTCGCAAA CAAGGCTGAAGGGAAAAGAATTTGGGGATCCATCCCACATACACCAAAAGCTCCAAAACATGGCGGCCCACGATCTCGCCTTCACCTGCTGGACATAAAGCAGATTGCAGCTGTTCTATTCCCAGAGTCCACATTACCTCAACCAAACATAGCGTCACCAGGCTTGCCAAAGCCTGTTCTCGAGCCTGTATCTTCTACAAGGGTTCTCTTCTGTGAGGATGAGCTCTGTCAGGCAGTGGCCCAGAATAAGCTTCGTTGA